One genomic segment of Mangifera indica cultivar Alphonso chromosome 6, CATAS_Mindica_2.1, whole genome shotgun sequence includes these proteins:
- the LOC123217941 gene encoding uncharacterized protein LOC123217941 isoform X1 — protein MDYERIHKVQGGISPSKLRMKLMGPHHNRKKDGSNNNSARTSPSKLEDSEFVRNSLLATKNGDFNDEAVAAPSLEVASEVGLERNQGDLASFQPRENSDVGAVKKPQFTKGDSGNSSAIHPMRMLEDDNLDYDSNASSSSFEFHKGERSGHNAVARSFSRPMPSKWNDAEKWIMNRQNAQANYSKKNTFHNQAYRLPVTNIMRVAPEYATYDHKPSITRPADTEFVDFCQPSSQMAFEKFAFVPSGTHQGFRGNALTDAYPQSKDLTEVGQGELSCAKGSAEDASVVPAIRSVCMRDTGTEMTPMTSQEPSRTATPIGATTPLRSPNSSIPSTPRVGAPESTPVDHNTDDESEHPLENGKRELSEQEIKEKTRREIVALGVQLGKMNIAAWASQDEQEKNTSSVETADIEEPEQIEFEKRAAAWEEVEKSKHAARFKREEIKIQAWESRQKAKLEAEMRRIEAEVEQMRAQAQAKMVKKISMARQRGEEKRAAAEARKNVDAEKAAAQAEYIRQTGRLPSTHFTCCGWL, from the exons ATGGATTATGAAAGGATACACAAAGTTCAG GGTGGCATATCTCCAAGTAAGCTGAGGATGAAGCTGATGGGGCCTCATCACAATAGAAAGAAGGATGGATCGAACAATAACTCTGCAAGAACATCTCCTTCCAAGCTTGAGGATTCTGAGTTTGTCAGAAACAGCTTATTAGCCACTAAGAATGGAGATTTTAACgatgaag CAGTTGCAGCTCCAAGTTTAGAAGTTGCCAGTGAGGTCGGTTTGGAACGCAACCAAGGTGATCTAGCTTCTTTCCAGCCAAGGGAAAACAGTGATGTTGGTGCAGTCAAAAAGCCGCAATTCACAAAGGGTGATAGTGGTAATTCGAGTGCAATTCACCCAATGAGAATGCTTGAAGATGATAATCTAGATTATGACAGTAATGCTAGTTCATCTAGCTTTGAGTTTCATAAAGGGGAGAGGTCAGGACACAATGCCGTGGCAAGATCCTTCTCAAGACCTATGCCATCTAAGTGGAACGATGCTGAGAAATGGATAATGAATAGACAAAATGCACAAGCTAACTATTCTAAGAAGAATACTTTCCACAACCAAGCTTATAGGTTGCCAGTGACAAACATCATGCGAGTTGCTCCAGAATATGCAACTTATGATCATAAGCCATCAATTACCAGGCCAGCAGACACAGAGTTTGTAGACTTTTGCCAACCTTCATCACAAATGGCTTTTGAGAAGTTTGCTTTTGTTCCCTCTGGGACTCATCAGGGATTCAGGGGTAATGCATTGACTGATGCATATCCTCAAAGTAAGGATTTGACTGAGGTTGGGCAGGGTGAGCTATCTTGTGCAAAAGGTTCAGCCGAGGATGCATCCG TTGTTCCAGCCATAAGATCAGTATGTATGAGAGATACGGGAACAGAAATGACTCCCATGACAAGTCAAGAGCCTTCGAGGACTGCAACCCCTATAGGGGCAACAACACCACTCCGTAGCCCAAATTCTTCAATTCCATCTACGCCTAGGGTAGGGGCACCAGAATCCACACCTGTGGATCACAACACAGATGATGAATCAGAACACCCCCTGGAAAATGGTAAAAGGGAACTGTCTGAGCAAGAAATTAAGGAAAAGACGCGAAGAGAGATTGTTGCTCTTGGTGTCCAGCTTGGAAAGATGAATATTGCTGCTTGGGCTAGTCAAGATGAGCAAGAAAAGAATACTTCTTCTGTAGAAACAGCTGATATAGAGGAGCCTGAGCAGATCGAATTTGAAAAACGTGCTGCTGCATGGGAAGAAGTTGAAAAATCAAAGCATGCAGCAAG ATTTAAACGTgaagaaatcaaaattcaaGCATGGGAAAGCCGGCAGAAAGCAAAACTAGAAGCAGAGATGCGAAGAATAGAg GCTGAAGTTGAACAAAtgcgagctcaagctcaagcaaAGATGGTGAAAAAGATATCAATGGCACGccaaagaggagaagaaaaaagggCAGCGGCTGAAGCAAGAAAAAATGTAGATGCAGAAAAAGCAGCAGCACAAGCAGAATATATTAGACAAACGGGACGGTTGCCGTCAACCCATTTCACATGTTGTGGTTGGTTGTGA
- the LOC123217941 gene encoding uncharacterized protein LOC123217941 isoform X2, whose protein sequence is MDYERIHKVQGGISPSKLRMKLMGPHHNRKKDGSNNNSARTSPSKLEDSEFVRNSLLATKNGDFNDEVAAPSLEVASEVGLERNQGDLASFQPRENSDVGAVKKPQFTKGDSGNSSAIHPMRMLEDDNLDYDSNASSSSFEFHKGERSGHNAVARSFSRPMPSKWNDAEKWIMNRQNAQANYSKKNTFHNQAYRLPVTNIMRVAPEYATYDHKPSITRPADTEFVDFCQPSSQMAFEKFAFVPSGTHQGFRGNALTDAYPQSKDLTEVGQGELSCAKGSAEDASVVPAIRSVCMRDTGTEMTPMTSQEPSRTATPIGATTPLRSPNSSIPSTPRVGAPESTPVDHNTDDESEHPLENGKRELSEQEIKEKTRREIVALGVQLGKMNIAAWASQDEQEKNTSSVETADIEEPEQIEFEKRAAAWEEVEKSKHAARFKREEIKIQAWESRQKAKLEAEMRRIEAEVEQMRAQAQAKMVKKISMARQRGEEKRAAAEARKNVDAEKAAAQAEYIRQTGRLPSTHFTCCGWL, encoded by the exons ATGGATTATGAAAGGATACACAAAGTTCAG GGTGGCATATCTCCAAGTAAGCTGAGGATGAAGCTGATGGGGCCTCATCACAATAGAAAGAAGGATGGATCGAACAATAACTCTGCAAGAACATCTCCTTCCAAGCTTGAGGATTCTGAGTTTGTCAGAAACAGCTTATTAGCCACTAAGAATGGAGATTTTAACgatgaag TTGCAGCTCCAAGTTTAGAAGTTGCCAGTGAGGTCGGTTTGGAACGCAACCAAGGTGATCTAGCTTCTTTCCAGCCAAGGGAAAACAGTGATGTTGGTGCAGTCAAAAAGCCGCAATTCACAAAGGGTGATAGTGGTAATTCGAGTGCAATTCACCCAATGAGAATGCTTGAAGATGATAATCTAGATTATGACAGTAATGCTAGTTCATCTAGCTTTGAGTTTCATAAAGGGGAGAGGTCAGGACACAATGCCGTGGCAAGATCCTTCTCAAGACCTATGCCATCTAAGTGGAACGATGCTGAGAAATGGATAATGAATAGACAAAATGCACAAGCTAACTATTCTAAGAAGAATACTTTCCACAACCAAGCTTATAGGTTGCCAGTGACAAACATCATGCGAGTTGCTCCAGAATATGCAACTTATGATCATAAGCCATCAATTACCAGGCCAGCAGACACAGAGTTTGTAGACTTTTGCCAACCTTCATCACAAATGGCTTTTGAGAAGTTTGCTTTTGTTCCCTCTGGGACTCATCAGGGATTCAGGGGTAATGCATTGACTGATGCATATCCTCAAAGTAAGGATTTGACTGAGGTTGGGCAGGGTGAGCTATCTTGTGCAAAAGGTTCAGCCGAGGATGCATCCG TTGTTCCAGCCATAAGATCAGTATGTATGAGAGATACGGGAACAGAAATGACTCCCATGACAAGTCAAGAGCCTTCGAGGACTGCAACCCCTATAGGGGCAACAACACCACTCCGTAGCCCAAATTCTTCAATTCCATCTACGCCTAGGGTAGGGGCACCAGAATCCACACCTGTGGATCACAACACAGATGATGAATCAGAACACCCCCTGGAAAATGGTAAAAGGGAACTGTCTGAGCAAGAAATTAAGGAAAAGACGCGAAGAGAGATTGTTGCTCTTGGTGTCCAGCTTGGAAAGATGAATATTGCTGCTTGGGCTAGTCAAGATGAGCAAGAAAAGAATACTTCTTCTGTAGAAACAGCTGATATAGAGGAGCCTGAGCAGATCGAATTTGAAAAACGTGCTGCTGCATGGGAAGAAGTTGAAAAATCAAAGCATGCAGCAAG ATTTAAACGTgaagaaatcaaaattcaaGCATGGGAAAGCCGGCAGAAAGCAAAACTAGAAGCAGAGATGCGAAGAATAGAg GCTGAAGTTGAACAAAtgcgagctcaagctcaagcaaAGATGGTGAAAAAGATATCAATGGCACGccaaagaggagaagaaaaaagggCAGCGGCTGAAGCAAGAAAAAATGTAGATGCAGAAAAAGCAGCAGCACAAGCAGAATATATTAGACAAACGGGACGGTTGCCGTCAACCCATTTCACATGTTGTGGTTGGTTGTGA
- the LOC123217941 gene encoding uncharacterized protein LOC123217941 isoform X3: MDYERIHKVQGGISPSKLRMKLMGPHHNRKKDGSNNNSARTSPSKLEDSEFVRNSLLATKNGDFNDEAPSLEVASEVGLERNQGDLASFQPRENSDVGAVKKPQFTKGDSGNSSAIHPMRMLEDDNLDYDSNASSSSFEFHKGERSGHNAVARSFSRPMPSKWNDAEKWIMNRQNAQANYSKKNTFHNQAYRLPVTNIMRVAPEYATYDHKPSITRPADTEFVDFCQPSSQMAFEKFAFVPSGTHQGFRGNALTDAYPQSKDLTEVGQGELSCAKGSAEDASVVPAIRSVCMRDTGTEMTPMTSQEPSRTATPIGATTPLRSPNSSIPSTPRVGAPESTPVDHNTDDESEHPLENGKRELSEQEIKEKTRREIVALGVQLGKMNIAAWASQDEQEKNTSSVETADIEEPEQIEFEKRAAAWEEVEKSKHAARFKREEIKIQAWESRQKAKLEAEMRRIEAEVEQMRAQAQAKMVKKISMARQRGEEKRAAAEARKNVDAEKAAAQAEYIRQTGRLPSTHFTCCGWL, encoded by the exons ATGGATTATGAAAGGATACACAAAGTTCAG GGTGGCATATCTCCAAGTAAGCTGAGGATGAAGCTGATGGGGCCTCATCACAATAGAAAGAAGGATGGATCGAACAATAACTCTGCAAGAACATCTCCTTCCAAGCTTGAGGATTCTGAGTTTGTCAGAAACAGCTTATTAGCCACTAAGAATGGAGATTTTAACgatgaag CTCCAAGTTTAGAAGTTGCCAGTGAGGTCGGTTTGGAACGCAACCAAGGTGATCTAGCTTCTTTCCAGCCAAGGGAAAACAGTGATGTTGGTGCAGTCAAAAAGCCGCAATTCACAAAGGGTGATAGTGGTAATTCGAGTGCAATTCACCCAATGAGAATGCTTGAAGATGATAATCTAGATTATGACAGTAATGCTAGTTCATCTAGCTTTGAGTTTCATAAAGGGGAGAGGTCAGGACACAATGCCGTGGCAAGATCCTTCTCAAGACCTATGCCATCTAAGTGGAACGATGCTGAGAAATGGATAATGAATAGACAAAATGCACAAGCTAACTATTCTAAGAAGAATACTTTCCACAACCAAGCTTATAGGTTGCCAGTGACAAACATCATGCGAGTTGCTCCAGAATATGCAACTTATGATCATAAGCCATCAATTACCAGGCCAGCAGACACAGAGTTTGTAGACTTTTGCCAACCTTCATCACAAATGGCTTTTGAGAAGTTTGCTTTTGTTCCCTCTGGGACTCATCAGGGATTCAGGGGTAATGCATTGACTGATGCATATCCTCAAAGTAAGGATTTGACTGAGGTTGGGCAGGGTGAGCTATCTTGTGCAAAAGGTTCAGCCGAGGATGCATCCG TTGTTCCAGCCATAAGATCAGTATGTATGAGAGATACGGGAACAGAAATGACTCCCATGACAAGTCAAGAGCCTTCGAGGACTGCAACCCCTATAGGGGCAACAACACCACTCCGTAGCCCAAATTCTTCAATTCCATCTACGCCTAGGGTAGGGGCACCAGAATCCACACCTGTGGATCACAACACAGATGATGAATCAGAACACCCCCTGGAAAATGGTAAAAGGGAACTGTCTGAGCAAGAAATTAAGGAAAAGACGCGAAGAGAGATTGTTGCTCTTGGTGTCCAGCTTGGAAAGATGAATATTGCTGCTTGGGCTAGTCAAGATGAGCAAGAAAAGAATACTTCTTCTGTAGAAACAGCTGATATAGAGGAGCCTGAGCAGATCGAATTTGAAAAACGTGCTGCTGCATGGGAAGAAGTTGAAAAATCAAAGCATGCAGCAAG ATTTAAACGTgaagaaatcaaaattcaaGCATGGGAAAGCCGGCAGAAAGCAAAACTAGAAGCAGAGATGCGAAGAATAGAg GCTGAAGTTGAACAAAtgcgagctcaagctcaagcaaAGATGGTGAAAAAGATATCAATGGCACGccaaagaggagaagaaaaaagggCAGCGGCTGAAGCAAGAAAAAATGTAGATGCAGAAAAAGCAGCAGCACAAGCAGAATATATTAGACAAACGGGACGGTTGCCGTCAACCCATTTCACATGTTGTGGTTGGTTGTGA